A genomic region of Gallus gallus isolate bGalGal1 chromosome 19, bGalGal1.mat.broiler.GRCg7b, whole genome shotgun sequence contains the following coding sequences:
- the EVI2B gene encoding protein EVI2B precursor, which yields MVSNAVILVLFCGEIWKSLSTEMPLNVSTSESSVLGSVHTSTRSPAQDRSTTYQLQTTSPSVQKPAGALTAGTTLPQLPELHIEPTNGSWVAGMIIGIVLVGMVIAISMIALWKCCKKPLLADSNWAGQSPFADGDTPDAFMDSSQATKRSSVLFMLPWKLREEASTRHDPPPPENPPNGTTSNDSRQQLPAEHSYSATDTAAATAPSPEAVSPEQELCPQPAECPELPPPPAWLTGPAEQHASDPGQQEELHLEVKEPYPPPLDLIIEETCEPLPQPELPQ from the coding sequence ATGGTCAGCAATGCAGTAATACTGGTTCTCTTCTGTGGAGAAATTTGGAAATCACTTTCCACTGAAATGCCTTTGAATGTTTCCACAAGTGAAAGCAGTGTGCTGGGCAGTGTGCACACCAGCACCAGGAGCCCAGCACAGGACAGATCTACCACGTACCAACTGCAAACAACCAGCCCCAGCGTGCAGAAGCCTGCAGGAGCGCTGACTGCTGGGACAACACTGCCACAGCTGCCTGAACTACACATAGAACCCACCAATGGGAGCTGGGTAGCAGGAATGATAATAGGCATTGTTTTGGTTGGTATGGTAATCGCAATCAGTATGATTGCTCTATGGAAATGCTGCAAGAAACCATTGCTAGCTGATTCAAACTGGGCAGGTCAGTCTCCATTTGCAGATGGAGACACTCCAGATGCCTTTATGGACTCCAGCCAGGCTACCAAACGTTCAtcagttttatttatgttgCCTTGGAAATTAAGAGAAGAAGCATCCACACGGCATGACCCTCCTCCACCAGAGAACCCACCCAATGGCACCACCAGCAAcgacagcaggcagcagctcccagcagagcacagctacTCTGCCACCGACACCGCTGCAGCAACGGCTCCCAGCCCAGAAGCAGTGAGCCCAGAACAGGAGCTGTGCCCCCAGCCTGCTGAGTGCCCTGAGCTGCCGCCTCCCCCCGCGTGGCTCACTgggccagcagagcagcacgcCTCAGATCCTGGCCAGCAAGAGGAACTTCACTTGGAAGTGAAGGAACCGTATCCCCCACCACTCGATCTAATTATTGAAGAGACTTGTGAACCTCTGCCACAGCCAGAACTTCCTCAGTAG